One region of Yersinia bercovieri ATCC 43970 genomic DNA includes:
- the fabY gene encoding fatty acid biosynthesis protein FabY — translation MYHLRVPITEQELKDYYQFRWEMLRKPLHQPVGSEKDAYDAMAHHQMVVDEQGKPVAIGRLYINADNEAAIRFLAVAPSVRDKGLGTLVAMTLESVARQEGVKRVVCSAREDAVDFFAKLGFVSQGEITAPQTTPVRHFLMIKPVATMDDILHRPDWCGQLQQAWYDHIPLSEKMGVRISQYTGQRFVTTMPEAGNQNPHHTLFAGSLFSLATLTGWGLIWLLLRERHLGGTIILVDAHIRYSAPVTGRPRAVAELSSLSGDLDRLARGRRARVQLDVKLFGDEDVGSVFSGTYMVLPVAAGDDAVR, via the coding sequence ATGTACCACTTGCGTGTGCCCATAACAGAACAAGAACTCAAAGATTATTATCAATTCCGTTGGGAGATGTTACGCAAGCCACTGCACCAACCGGTGGGTTCAGAAAAAGACGCCTACGATGCTATGGCACATCACCAGATGGTGGTGGATGAGCAGGGCAAGCCCGTCGCCATTGGTCGGCTGTATATCAATGCTGATAATGAGGCCGCTATTCGCTTTCTGGCCGTTGCCCCCTCAGTCCGTGATAAGGGGCTAGGAACACTGGTGGCGATGACCTTAGAGTCGGTGGCGCGTCAGGAGGGGGTGAAGCGGGTCGTCTGTAGCGCCCGTGAAGATGCGGTCGATTTCTTTGCCAAACTGGGCTTTGTCAGCCAGGGGGAGATAACCGCGCCGCAAACGACACCAGTACGCCACTTTTTGATGATAAAACCCGTCGCCACCATGGATGACATTTTACATCGCCCCGATTGGTGTGGTCAGTTGCAGCAAGCTTGGTACGACCATATCCCGCTCAGTGAAAAAATGGGGGTGCGCATCAGCCAATATACCGGTCAGCGTTTTGTCACCACGATGCCGGAGGCGGGCAACCAAAACCCGCACCACACCTTATTCGCGGGTAGTCTGTTCTCGCTGGCGACCCTGACGGGCTGGGGGCTGATTTGGTTATTGTTGCGCGAACGTCATTTAGGCGGCACCATTATTCTCGTCGATGCACACATTCGCTACAGTGCGCCGGTGACCGGCAGGCCAAGAGCGGTTGCTGAACTAAGTTCATTAAGTGGCGATCTGGATCGTCTGGCCCGAGGCCGCCGCGCCAGAGTGCAGTTAGACGTCAAATTATTTGGCGATGAAGATGTAGGTTCTGTCTTTTCAGGCACTTATATGGTGCTACCTGTTGCCGCCGGAGATGACGCCGTCCGCTAA
- a CDS encoding helix-turn-helix domain-containing protein, with amino-acid sequence MNKDWHKQDILAAIRKEKGSLAELSREHGLSPCTLSNALMRPWPKGEMIIANAIGISPQEIWPSRFIDYRGHKIIRRIRKN; translated from the coding sequence ATGAACAAAGACTGGCATAAACAAGACATTTTAGCTGCAATCAGAAAAGAGAAAGGTTCACTTGCCGAGTTATCAAGAGAACATGGGCTATCCCCCTGCACACTCTCTAATGCGCTCATGCGTCCTTGGCCAAAAGGTGAAATGATTATTGCCAATGCCATTGGTATATCACCTCAAGAGATATGGCCCAGCCGATTTATCGATTATAGAGGACATAAAATTATCAGAAGGATAAGAAAAAACTAA
- a CDS encoding sigma-54-dependent transcriptional regulator, with protein MPVFEGNSSINVIGSSPAFNQLLRLVERVAPSQQSLLICGPTGCGKEVIAQLVHQRSKNPLAPFIDLNCGAIPEHLVEAELFGHVKGAFTGASGDRRGHLEMVGSGTLFLDEIGEMPLSVQPKLLRALETRTFRPIGSSDVRHFKGRVVAATHRNLLTQVKSGVFREDLYYRLGVITLDIPALSQRREDIPALIEHFASLQTHRLVFNAHAMSHLQQYPWPGNVRELRNLVDRLAALSDTHLITREVLDTFMPTAQLEVKVSSDLLADAMLALPGGDKLVVVEQLLIERALQRTTGNKTAAAQLLGISRKSVERRIQGRMDKRPIALQHLQEGMRLMQCSAYHEAIADLQKGLQLLVGITLDEEVRQLHYNLYRQLSLSYQILHGWLSHDALKYHNDAITLGKKTGDESELAELCFWRWSAQLMLLDLPQVRTLAQELLQRGQTEKTAQIWREAHIALASTLFWLGDNQEVLTCLLRSKLLSMPCEYSDQQGLDLVGMALTLEGLALLQLGKFKRAREIAKKLELRAADENIIAFHRVISLRGAAWLACLFEESDSLGRLTHGLETVTQQYGFAFYQGLGKLLKGCHLLMQHDYAQAEQHMLDGDETDLFCQGGKLFHSFQAWKRGELLLLSGRPQQCDALISSALELAFKHQERAYISELMIVKARARGALHDLIGAEQGFRCAIATAQTLGVIPAQLVATHELANLLAQTRRKPEAITLLSNMLKSIDPHEAPPFVSRATQLLAEWLQPE; from the coding sequence ATGCCAGTATTTGAGGGTAATTCATCAATTAATGTTATTGGTTCGTCCCCGGCATTTAATCAGCTTTTACGTTTGGTTGAGCGGGTTGCGCCATCGCAACAAAGTTTACTGATTTGCGGCCCCACCGGGTGCGGCAAAGAGGTGATTGCCCAATTGGTTCATCAGCGCAGTAAGAATCCCTTGGCCCCCTTTATTGATCTTAACTGTGGCGCGATCCCTGAGCATTTGGTTGAGGCGGAGCTATTTGGCCATGTCAAAGGCGCATTTACCGGGGCATCCGGTGATCGGCGCGGTCATTTGGAAATGGTCGGCAGTGGCACCCTATTTTTAGATGAAATCGGTGAAATGCCCTTATCGGTGCAACCTAAGCTGCTGCGGGCATTAGAAACCCGCACATTTCGTCCGATTGGCAGCAGTGATGTGCGCCATTTTAAGGGGCGAGTGGTGGCGGCGACCCACCGGAACCTGCTGACTCAAGTCAAAAGCGGCGTTTTCAGGGAGGATCTCTACTACCGCTTAGGGGTCATCACACTGGATATTCCCGCCCTTAGTCAGCGCAGGGAGGATATCCCCGCCTTAATTGAACATTTCGCCTCACTGCAAACTCACCGATTAGTCTTCAACGCCCACGCGATGTCCCACCTACAGCAGTACCCCTGGCCGGGCAATGTGCGGGAGTTGCGCAATTTAGTCGACAGATTAGCGGCACTATCGGATACCCACTTAATTACTCGCGAGGTGCTGGACACCTTTATGCCAACCGCGCAGCTTGAGGTGAAAGTGTCATCGGATCTGCTGGCTGACGCCATGTTGGCACTACCGGGGGGCGATAAGTTGGTGGTGGTGGAACAGCTGTTGATTGAGCGAGCACTCCAGCGGACGACGGGCAATAAAACGGCAGCAGCCCAATTGCTGGGTATCAGCCGCAAATCGGTGGAGCGGCGCATTCAGGGCCGGATGGATAAGCGGCCCATAGCGCTACAGCATTTGCAGGAGGGAATGCGGCTGATGCAGTGCTCGGCCTACCACGAAGCTATTGCTGATCTGCAAAAAGGATTACAACTGCTGGTGGGGATCACTTTAGATGAGGAGGTCCGGCAGCTTCACTACAACCTCTATCGCCAACTCAGTCTCAGCTATCAAATATTGCATGGTTGGTTAAGTCATGATGCCCTGAAATATCATAATGATGCGATCACTCTGGGTAAGAAAACCGGCGATGAGTCGGAGCTGGCCGAACTATGTTTCTGGCGCTGGTCAGCACAGTTAATGCTCCTTGATTTACCGCAGGTTCGCACCCTGGCTCAGGAGTTACTGCAACGCGGGCAGACAGAAAAAACCGCGCAGATATGGCGTGAAGCCCATATCGCACTGGCCAGCACCCTGTTTTGGCTGGGGGATAATCAGGAAGTTTTAACCTGCTTATTACGCAGCAAATTGCTGAGTATGCCTTGCGAATATAGTGATCAACAGGGTTTGGATTTAGTCGGCATGGCGCTGACCTTGGAGGGGCTGGCGCTCTTGCAACTGGGCAAATTCAAGCGGGCCAGAGAGATCGCCAAAAAATTGGAATTACGCGCCGCTGATGAAAACATTATTGCTTTTCATCGTGTTATCTCACTACGAGGGGCGGCATGGCTGGCCTGCCTATTCGAGGAGAGTGACAGTTTGGGGCGATTGACCCACGGGTTAGAAACAGTGACGCAGCAATATGGTTTTGCGTTTTATCAGGGGCTGGGGAAGTTGCTGAAAGGCTGTCATCTACTGATGCAGCATGATTATGCGCAGGCGGAGCAGCATATGCTTGATGGCGATGAAACCGACCTATTTTGTCAGGGCGGCAAGCTATTTCACTCTTTTCAAGCATGGAAACGTGGCGAATTATTACTGCTATCTGGGCGACCACAACAGTGCGATGCCCTAATTTCATCGGCGCTGGAACTCGCCTTCAAGCACCAAGAGCGGGCCTATATCAGCGAATTAATGATTGTTAAAGCCCGCGCCAGAGGAGCACTGCATGACCTTATTGGTGCGGAACAAGGTTTTCGTTGTGCCATTGCGACCGCACAAACATTGGGGGTTATTCCTGCCCAACTGGTTGCGACTCACGAACTGGCCAACTTATTAGCCCAAACGCGGCGAAAACCAGAAGCTATTACCCTGCTGTCCAACATGCTGAAAAGCATCGATCCTCATGAGGCTCCCCCTTTTGTTAGCCGAGCGACTCAACTGCTAGCTGAGTGGCTTCAACCGGAATGA